AAAAAAATTGATTTTTTTTAGTTCAAAAAAACGATAAATACTATAAAGGATTCCAGGAACGGATGATAGGATCATAGCATAATAATCACCAAGTGATTCTCGTAAAATCCCTGAATTCCACATAACTACAGGAAAGATTAGATAAAAAATAATATCATAAACAACAATGTTCTTTTTCATACAATACCCCCTTTGTAATGGTTCGTATACTAATATTATCCAATAATTAGATTATTATCAAGGGGAAAATAAAAAAGCCGAACCTTGTTCGACTTATTAAATGTTAATACCTACTTTTTTAGCGATATTTTTATTTAGAATAAAGTTATATTTATCAGCGTGCTTCTGCTCATCCGTAATGATTTCGTACAAAATATCTCGATAGTAAAAATTCTGAAAAAATGCTCTGATTTTTCGGTAATCTTCTACGGCAGATAGTTCACCAAAAAAGGCTTCTTTAATACCTGCTAAATAGCTTTTCGGTTCTTGATAGGAAGGGGATTCATTTGTTTGAACTTCTTGACCTGTTAAGTTTCTATAAATGTCTCTAAATAATTGATTATGCTTCATTTCATCATTTCGAATGGACGTAATGATGTCTTTTTCTTCAGCAGTTGGAGCAACAGATATGAGATAGTTATAAAATTGCTCATCTTTACGTTCTCCTTGAACGGCTTCTTGAATTAAGTTTGCTGCTTGTTGAACCGATTGATTCAAACGTTGATAATAATAGAAGTCGGGTCTTCCATATTGATACATCAATTTTCCTCCTTCTTTGTTTCGTTGATAAGATGTAATAGAGGAAGTTTAACTTCGAACATTTTAAAACCCTGTGTACCAAATTGAGAGTCTCATAGGGTTTTTCTTAATGTCTAGCTCCATCGCCCAGCGACTCGTAAGTTTTTCGACGCACAGGAAGTGCTAGCCTAGCATCATCGTTGCCCACAGGACGTGGCTGTAATTAGTTGACGCTCATTATCCCAAGTCGCTTAGCGTACTCTTCCGCTTTTCTTTGTTTGGTACTCCTTTAATAATTGAGCAAGCTTATACTGTTTGTAACTTTCAATATATAAATCTCCATGTTTATTAACTCCTAACTTTTTTAGTTCTTTCACATACCAGCCTTTGCTCCCATAATACATGCTATTCCTCCTAATAACATTATGACAAGTTGTTTTGTATATTGTATTCGTGAACTTTTAATATATGCTAAATGAGAGTGAGGTGGTGGATAAACTCATTTCTTTCTCCTGTTAAATAGTTAATAGTTTAAAATGCTAATTTTCTAAAATTTGAGACAGTTACATTGACAGTTTATAACTAGAAACCGTACACTTGAAGTAGTGATTAGTTATTAGAGTAATAATAAGATTCATTCATCTTTTAGAAAAAGTAAGGAGACTTACATGATTCAACATTCAAATAAAAAAATTGGCCAATTAGCTTTAAGACTTACTTTCTCAGAAGAACAAAGGGAAGTTACCAATCATCTAGGTCAGCTTGGGTGGTCGTATTGTCAAGGAAAAGTGGGTTCAATGGAATTGCAAAAAATCGTTGCAGCTATTGAGACGGCCTCAAAAAGAAATGCTGTCGTGAATGGTGATTTATACAGAGAAATGCATGCTTTATATCACGCCATTATTGAGAGTATGCAAGGTGTAACAAGAGGGCAAGTAGAGTTAAAAGACCTTCTCCGAACGGTTGGTTTACGCTTTGCTGTTGTAAGAGGGACCCCTTATGATGACAAGGCAGAAGGAGAATGGATAGCGGTAGCATTATATGGAACGATAGGAGCTCCTGTTAGAGGGTTGGAGCATGAGACGATGGGGCTCGGAATTAATCATATATAAAAGCCTATAGTTAATAGACATGAGTGGTTGTTCAAGGTTAGAAATTTTATTTTCTAATCTTTTATGATGACAATTTTAGGAGGCTGTACGAACAAGAATATTCTGTTCGTATGGTCTCTCTTTTTGTTTAATTTTAGAAAAGAGGTGAGAGCATGATTCAATTGGATGGAAACCATTTGACCATAGATGAGGCGAAAAAGATCATTTTTAATTTTGAAAAGGTCACCGCCAATCCTGCTAGTTGGGAAGATGTTCGACATTCTAGAAAGTCAGTGGAGAAAATTGTAGAAGAAAAAAAGATCGTATATGGGATCAACACGGGGTTTGGTAAATTTAGTGATGTGTTAATCGATTCAGAAGATGTAGAAGATTTGCAACTACATCTTATTCATTCGCATGCTTGTGGGGTGGGTGAGCCTTTTAAAGAATGTGTATCTCGAGCGATGGTATTACTGAGGGCAAATGCATTGTTAAAAGGCTATTCTGGTGTGCGAAAGGTCGTAATTGAACGTTTACTCCAGCTCTTAAATGCTTGTATTCATCCAGTCGTCCCTCAACAAGGTTCATTAGGTGCTAGCGGAGATCTTGCACCACTTTCTCATTTAGCATTAGTCTTAATGGGAGAGGGAGAAGTCTTTTACCGAGGAGAAAGAATAGAAACGAAACATGCCTTAATAATGGAAGGGATTGAACCCATTACGTTGAAGGCAAAAGAGGGGCTTGCGTTAATTAATGGTACACAAGCCATGACAGCGATGGGGTTAGTTGCTTACATTGATGCGAATTCATTAGCTTTAAAAAGTGAATTGATTGCTAGTGTCACAATGGAAGGATTAACGGGTATTATTGACGCTTTTGATCACGATGTTCATCGGGTACGTGGGTATAGAGAGCAAATAGATGTGGCAAAGCGTATTCGTAAATATTTAGAGGGGAGCAACTCGTCACAAAGCAAGGACAGCTTCGTACTCAAGATGCCTATTCTTTACGTTGTATTCCTCAAGTACACGGAGCTTCTCTTCAAGTATTAAATTATGTGAGAGAAAAACTTGAAATAGAAATGAATGCTGCAACCGATAATCCGTTAATCTTTGATGGTGGAGAAAAGGTTATTTCCGGAGGGAATTTTCACGGTCAACCAATCGCATTTGCAATGGATTTTATGAAAGTCGCGATGAGTGAGCTAGCCAATATTTCAGAAAGAAGAATTGAGCGGCTTGTCAATCCTCAGCTTAATGATTTACCACCGTTTTTAAGTGCTCAGCCAGGTCTTCAATCAGGAGCGATGATCATGCAATACAGTGCCGCATCCCTTGTTTCAGAAAATAAAACCTTGGCTCATCCAGCGAGCGTTGATTCCATTCCTTCTTCAGCGAATCAAGAAGATCATGTAAGTATGGGAACCATTGCTTCTCGTCATGCTTATATGATTATCGAGAATGTCAGAAGAGTAATGGCAATTGAGTGTATTTGCGCTCTGCAAGCCGTCGAATATCGTGGAGTTGAGAAGATGGCGACGTCAACAAAGGATTTTTATGATGAGGCGAGAAAAATGGTTCCTTCTATTGAACAAGATCGCATTTTTTCGAAGGATATTGAAAAAGTGTCTCAATGGTTAAGTACGTTTGATATTTCTAAATATAGCGTTACAGATCGTGAAAAGCAATTATAAAAGGGGAGTGTGATGATGATGGAATCACGTACGATTCATGCAAAAAAAGGGTTGGAGTTGGAATGTAAAGGATGGGAGCAAGAGGCTGTATTACGAATGCTTTATAACAACTTGGACCCAGAGGTTGCGGAGAAACCAGAAGAATTAATCGTCTATGGAGGAATCGGCAAGGCGGCTCGAAATTGGGAAGCCTTTGATGGGATTGTTCGTACATTGCGAAATTTAGAAGAGGACGAAACAATGCTAGTGCAATCCGGGAAGCCTGTTGGCGTATTTAAAACACATGAAGAAGCACCACGAGTGTTACTTTCAAACTCAGTTCTTGTTCCAAAATGGGCGAATTGGGAACACTTTCATGAGCTCGACCAAAAAGGATTAATGATGTACGGTCAAATGACTGCTGGTAGTTGGATTTATATTGGGACACAAGGAATTTTACAAGGCACTTATGAAACGTTTGCTGAAATTGCTAGACAACATTTCGGTGGAAGTCTATCTGGAACCATTACACTTACTGCTGGATTAGGTGGAATGGGAGGAGCCCAGCCTCTTGCCGTTACAATGAATGGTGGAGTTGTTATTGCTGTAGAAGTGGACCCTTCAAGAATAGAAAAGAGAATTGCAACAAACTATTGTGATCGAATGACGGAAAATTTAGAAGAAGCATTAAGATGGGCTCAAGAAGCAAAAGCAAAAAAGGAACCGCTTTCTATTGGTCTATTAGGAAATGCTTCAGAAATTCATCAGCAAATAATCAATCAACAGTTTCCAATTGATATTGTCACAGACCAAACGTCTGCACATGACCCGTTAAATGGTTATATTCCAAAAGGCTTTTCGTTAGAAGAAGCCGCTCAGCTAAGAAAAGAGGATCCTGAAAAATATAGTAAACTTTCTAAACAAAGTATGGCAATTCACGTTCAAGCGATGCTTCAATTCCAAAAACTAGGTTCCGTTGTTTTTGATTATGGAAACAACATTCGTCAAGTAGCGAAAGATGAAGGGATTGCTCATGCGTTTGACTTTCCAGGATTCGTACCAGCCTATATTCGTCCCCTGTTTTGTGAGGGGAAAGGGCCATTCCGCTGGGCTTGCCCTATCTGGAGATCCAGAAGATATTTATCGTACAGATCAACTCTTAAAAGAATTATTTCCCGAGAATGAAGCCTTAATGAGATGGATTGATATGGCACAAGAAAAGGTTCACTTTCAAGGGTTACCATCACGAATTTGTTGGCTTGGTTATGGTGAACGCGTCAAGATGGGACTAGCGATTAATGAGTTAGTTCAAAATGGGCAACTAAAAGCACCGATTGTGATCGGTCGTGACCACCTCGATTGTGGGTCCGTTGCTTCACCTAATCGTGAAACTGAAGCGATGAAAGATGGTAGTGATGCCGTAGCAGATTGGGCTGTATTAAATGCACTTGTGAATACAGCTGCTGGAGGCTCATGGATTTCAGTACATCACGGTGGAGGCGTAGGTATGGGCTATTCTTTACATGCGGGTATGGTTGTCGTCGCTGATGGAACGGAAAGAGCAAAAAGACGATTAGAAAGAGTATTAACAACAGATCCGGGTATGGGAATTATTCGACATGCAGACGCTGGGTATGATAAAGCAGTTGATCATGCGAAGAAACATCATATTACGGTTCCGATGATGGATAAATAGAGGAGGCATTTTTATGAAAGTAGATATATTGATTACGAATATTGGGCAGCTTTTAACCATGCAACACGGACCTGTTAGGGGAAAGGAAATGGGGCAGCTTTCATTATTAGAGGATTCTGCAGTAGGAATTAAAGATGGCGAGGTTGTATTTGTCGGATCAAACAAAGAATCTGTATCTCTCGAAGCTGAAGAAGTGATTGATGCGAAAGGTAAGCTTGTCACACCGGGATTAGTTGATCCTCATACTCACCTTGTTTTTGGAGGGTCGAGGGAACATGAAATGGCCCTTAAACAACAAGGTGTCCCTTACTTAGATATTCTAAAACAAGGGGGGAGGAATTTTATCAACGGTTGCATCTACAAGAAAAACAAGTGAAGAGCAATTGTTTCAGAAGGCTCTTTTCCATTTAGATCGATTTGCATCCTATGGTGTGACAACAGTTGAAGCAAAAAGTGGTTATGGGCTAGACAAAGAAACAGAATTAAAACAGCTTCGTGTGACAAAGCGATTAGGTGAGGATCATGTTCTTGATATCGTTCCAACCTTTTTAGGTGCACATGCGATTCCACCTGAATATAAAGGACGTTCCGATGAATTTTTAGCAGAAATGATCGACTTATTAGACACGATTAAAAAAGAAGAGTTAGCAGAGTTTGTGGATATTTTTTGCGAAACAGGTGTTTTTACCGTCGAACAATCGAAAGATTATTTACAAAGAGCGAAACAAAAAGGATTTGATGTGAAAATTCATGCAGATGAAATTGATCCTTTAGGAGGAACAGAGCTAGCGGTGGAAGTAGGAGCTAAAAGTGGAGATCATCTTGTTGGTGCATCTGATCGAGGGATTGAGGAGTTGGCCGCTCATGATACAACCGCAGTGCTCCTTCCAGGAACTTCTTTTTATTTAGGGAAGGAAAAGCATGCAAGGGGTAGAGAAATGATTGATTCTGGTGCAGCAGTTGCTCTTTCCACTGATTTTAATCCAGGAAGCTCACCAACTGAAAATATTCAGCTTATCATGAACCTAGCGGCACTACATTTAAAGATGTCACCTGAAGAAATTTGGAATGCCGTTACGGTAAATGCGGCTCATGCCATTAATCGAGGAGAACAAGCGGGACAAATTGCGAAAGGTCGCAGAGCAGACATCGTCATTTGGAACGCTACTAACTATCTTTATATTCCTTATCATTATGGTGTCAATCATGTTCACTCTGTCTTTAAAGAAGGGAAGAAAATTTATGAGCAACCTACCATTTCTTAAAGGAGCGGGAAAAGCAACTTTTCAAGATCGTCATGTGACGAAGATAGCAGATTGCTTGGAGGAATGGAGCGGTCAACAAAGCCCACCCATTGGCCTAGTAGGGATTCCGTTATCAAAACCGTCTATTAGTCATTCAGGAGCATCTTTCTCTCCCCATGTTATTAGAAACATGTTGCAAAAATATAGCACGTATTCGATGGAAGAAGACCTAGATTTAAAGGAGCTTCCTATTACTGACTTTGGGGATATCGATATGCATGTTACTGATTTAGTTGAGTGTCAGCAAAGAATTGAGAAAACCGTTGAACAGTTAACGAACGATCATAAAGATACACATTGGATCTTTATAGGAGGGGATCATTCCATTAGCTGTCCTACCATTACAGGGTTGCAAAGAAATAAAGGGAAGGTGGGTGTTATTCAATTTGATGCTCACCATGATCTTCGCAATGTAGAAGATGGAGGACCAACGAATGGGACCCCTTTTAGAAGGTTACTAGAATCTAGTGCAATAAAGGGTGACCATCTCATTCAAATAGGCATTCGCGATTTTTCTAATGCGAAAGCTTATTCACAATATGGGGAGTCACACCACGTGACCATGTTTTCTATGAAGGATGTTAAGGAACACCCTCCTAAACATATGATTAAAAAATGTATAGATCAACTGAAAGATGAAGTGGATTCGATTTATGTATCAGTCGATATGGATGTGTTAGATCAAGCGTTTGCTCCAGGATGTCCAGCTATTGGACCAGGGGGAATGACTTCTGATTACTTGTTAGAGTCCATGTTTTTATTAGGTCAGGAGAAAAAGGTTGAAGCCATTGATATCGTGGAAATCGATCCGACTGTCGATTTTCGAGACATGACTAGTCGGGTTGCGGCGCATGTTATCTTGCAATTTTTAAAAGGAAGGCTTGTTTTACAGAAATGATGGATGCTATCCCCACCATAAAAGTAGGTGGGGGTATTCTCAATCATCTTTTAGATTCGTTATGGCCTCAACAGCAATTTTCATGCATTCCAGACGAGCGCTTTTTTTACACTCTCCAGAGATGACGACCCAGGGTGAATAATCGGTTGAGGTTCGCTCGAGCATCTCTTCTACAGCCGTTTCATATTCATCCCACTTCTCCCGATTACGCCAGTCTTCCTCTGTTATTTTCCAGCGTTTTAAAGGATTATCTTGTCTTTCTTGAAACCGCCTAAGTTGTTCTTCTTTGCTAATGTGCAACCAAAATTTGATGATGATATATCCTTGTTGGTGGAGGAATTTTTCGAAATAATTGATTTCGTTATAAGCTTTCAACCACTGTTCATTAGAAGCAAATCCTTCTACCCGCTCCACTAAAACTCTACCATACCAGGATCGATCAAAAATACCGATCTTACCGTACTTTGGAATTCGGCTCCAAAAACGATGTAAATAAGGGTATTGTTGCTCTTCATTTGTTGGTGCTTTTGTTGCATGAACTTCAAATCCTCTCGGATCAAGTCCAGCTGTCATTCGTTTAATGACCCCACCCTTTCCTGCTGCATCCCATCCTTCAAAAACAAAAATACATCCTCTATGGTTATCTACTAATGTTCTTTGTAACCCTAATAATTGCATTTGTAATTCTTTAAGCCTAGTTTTATATTCTTTTTTTTGAATAGATTGTTTGAGATAAATCGACTTTTTCTAAATGTCCCATGAAGTTCCTCCTAGTTTTTGTTGAACGAAAAAATGCTTCTTTTAGAATGTTTGACAAATACACAGAAAAAACCTCCTGCTTCAATCAATAAGCAAGAGGTTTTTTCTATAGATAACATCATTATTTTACTTCTTCCCATACCATATGGCTTCCTGGTGTATCTCCTTGAGTCCACCATTTTGCTTTATAGGTTTTCCCATTGTATTCAACAGTGCTTCCACCTGTATAAATGGTCTCCTTGTCCCACTCTAGGGCAGTGTCACTAACTAATTTCCATCCGTAACGCTTTTCAGGTTGTTTGTTTTGAGTCCACCATAAGGCTTCATAAAGAGCGCCATTGTACTCGACCTGATCACCTTCAACGTAAATTTTTGTTGCATCCCATTCTTGAACAGATGCACTTTCATTGTTGCCTTCATTGTTATTTGAAGCATCATCGTTTGTGTTGTTATGATCGTCATGACCGTTTTCTGAGTTTTCATCAGTATTTTCACTACTATCATCATTTGACTCGGATTGAGCCGTTTTTGTTGTGATGACATTACTACTATCTGACGCGTTATTATAACTATCTACTGCTTTTACATAATATTCATAGGCTGTGTTCGCTGTTAATTCTTCTTCATCAATAAATCTTGTCTCTGTTGTTTGACCAACTTTTTCACCATCACGATATATTTCATAGTGCTTGGCATTTTCAGAAGCTGTCCACATTAAATCAATCGTTTGATTTGTTACTTCCATTACGTGTAACCCAGTTGGTGCAGTTACAGCCTGGTCATTAGTTGAGTCTTCATTTGTAGCATCGTCAGAAGAATCATTATTGTTTGTTTCATCATTAGAAGCATCATTTGTGTCATCTGAAGTATCGGCATCATTTTCATCTGTTGCTTGATCGTTATTAGAAGGTACATTGTTTAAATTAACATCAATGACTTGATAGAATGCATTATCAGTATCGGCAACATCCCAAACTCCTAAAATGATATGGTATCCACTCCGATCATCTGGTACTTCTATATCATGTGATAAGTTGGTGTTTGTTGCTGATCCATCATGTTCAACTGTTCCAATTAACTCAAAGTCTTCACTTTTTAATGGAGAATTTGGATTCCAATCGACTTTTGTAATGTAATAATGCCATTTTGACGTTGCATGTGGAGCCGTATAATTCCATGTGAAAGTATTAACCCCACTGTTCATATCTTGCTTAATCCAGCGATCTTCCGTTTGGTTATCCATTACATAGTCAATTTGACCAAATCCACCTTCAGCTGAAGCAATTTGTCCATCTTGTGGACCGTCTTCAGGAAACCCTTTAGGACCTTCCACTGCATGAGGTGAATTAATAACAAATCCGTATATTTCTAAAGCTTCATAATAGCCTAACTCTTCTTTCATTAAACTACCAGTGTAAGCTCGACTAGCAGGTTCTTCAATATAGCCATGTGCGTCAGCTTGATCCGCACTGATTGTTGCACCAATTCCAATCGCTGATAAAAGTGCCACAGCTTTAAGGGATGTTTTTATCAAACTCAAATTCTATCATCCTTTCAAATTTTATTATATCTATCTATTTCAAATTATCATGCGCTTCAGGAGTTAAACAAGGTGTATAACCGATTCGTAAGTATATTGAATTAGCTTTGAAATAGAACGGTAGACTATGTAACAAATTTAATGTAAGTGATTAGGTTAGATAAGCATCATATAATGATTCGAATTATATTGTTTAACTGTCCCTAATTAATAAGGGGGTTGAAAAATTGGAACAAGGTTTAATGATATATAGAGACCTTTGAATAGAGTCTGTCGTTGGATCACTTCATGGGGCAAGATTTTAAACCTAAATTTTCCTTGGTTAGATTAGTTTTAATATCTAATTGAAGGCATAAGGTTCGTTAGAATGTAATGAGAGGAATTATATAGAAATGAGGAAAAATGAGTAGATCATGTTTTTTAAAAACGATTATGCACACATTTTTGAAATCAAAATATACTATTAGTGCGGATACTCGATGTTCTGTAAAACTTCTGGCCTTGATACGACCCTCTAGCGTGGGAAACTAGAGGGCTTTTTGTTTTTTTTGTGTACCTAACAGGTATGGACGTAACTACCTTAGAATTGATCTCGGAGAAAGGGATTTATTAGGGACAAGTCTTTTTTTCACCATTGGACTAATACTGCAAGGTGAAAATTTCCAACCTTTCATATATATTTCATGTTTTATCAAAGAAACAGCTCGGGAGGAGAGGAATGCCCCGAGTTTTTTTCGCTCCCTGTCCGCTTTTTTAAATACTAATTGATCATTCTAAATGGTGAAGAACCAAAAAACACCACTTAAATAGAAGTTATATTTCCAGGACTATCTCCAACTGCTATTGTTCCGGTCACCATATTTGTATTACCGTCAATTACAGCAACACTGTTGGTGAAAAGATTAATAGCATAAATAGTATTTAAGTCTTCGCTAACGGTTATACTCGTTGGACCATTTAAACCAATAATGGTAGCAGTTACTATATTTAAGTTTCCATCAATAACGGAGACAGTATCGCCTAAGGTATTAGTCACGTAAATCAGGTTAGTATTTTCATTTAGAGCAATACCAATGGGGAATACCCCCACTGTAATGGTGGAAGTCACGACAAATGAAGTACCATCAATTACGGCTGCAAGGTTATCAGCTACATTTGATACTAGATAAATTAGGTTTGTCAATTCGTTGACTGTTAAATCTGAAGGACTTCCCCCTAAAGGGACAGTCGCTGTGATCACAAAGCCAATGTCACCATCAATAACGGAGACTATTTGTGAAAATTGTGATACAACGTAGATTAGGTTTCTTTGTTGATCAACATCAATAGCACTTGCACCAGGAGCTACGGTAACCGTATTAATAATTACATTAGATGTTCCATCAACAATAGTTACAGTGTTTCCTAAACCAGTAGTAGGACCATTATTAGCTAAATAAATTAAGTTTTCATTTTCATTAACAGCCACTCCAAAAATATTTACATCAATTCCTGCTGTTATTGTGTTAATTATGATATTCGTTGTAGCATCAATAACAGAAAGAAACATATCATTATTAGCTACGTATACTAAACCTGTGACAGAGTTAGCAGCAATTCCAGTAGGGTTAGTGACTCCCGTAATCGTATCAACCACCATATTTGTAGCTGTATCGATCACAGAAACATCATTAGAATCAGTATTCGTAACATATAATAAGAGGCATAACACTTCCGTTATCCCAACCGACTGCACGTTTTGTCCATCCACGGTTGCACTCGCGGTAATTGAAGTTTCCGTCGTAGGCTTTGAAGGTGTCACGACAACAGTCGTCACAAAATCTCCATTTATACCCGTAGTGGATGGATTTGGCATGAACGAAACACCCGATGTATTGGACGTAAAACTAACATCAACACCCGCTTGTGGTACACTGTTTAACGATACGTCACCCGATATTGGTTTTTTACAATTTATGAAGTCGGGTAAAAATAAATTCAATTGCGGAGTCACCGGATAATCGATATCCTGTAAGACCTCCGGGCTTGATACCATTAAACGAATGAATTGAACAAACTCACTTGATCCGTTAAATGCGGTCACTGTTGGATGAACGGCAGTGGCGGTAATCACATCGCTTCGATTGGCTAAATCAATCTCCACCTCGATTAAAAACGAAGATAAAGCAGCTAAACTATACAATTCACTCTCGGTTCTGCTTGCATTGACTATAAATGAATCCGAGTCAATAAGTGTCTCTGGTGAAAGGCTTTCGTCTAAAAGTCTTACGGTTACACTTGCATTATTAGAAGGATCTGTATTACGAATACGAACCTCGATGTTTTCTAAAGTCGTGTTATCAATTGGACCCGTCGTAAATAAAATAGACATCTTTTATTCACATCCTTTTTTAATTTACTATATGTTATGTTAAGAAAGAAGATTTGCATGGACGAAAGCGGATTATACGAAAAATTAGGTACACATTTTTGAAATCATAGTAAACTATTTAGTGCGGATATGTGATATTCTGTAAACCATCTGGAATTGATAAAACCCTCTAGCATAGGAAACTAGAGGGTTTTAATGTGTTAAACTATACTAGGATTTTAATCCGAACTAATCCACTTAGAGTTGATATCAGCAACACGAGAAAATTTACTTGAGTCTCATCACCTTTTTACTGGCCCCAGCAAAATATCTTATTTTACAAAGTCGAAAAAAAGGTTCATGCCAAAACTAGAGCCTAGAGTTGTTCCCGTAGCCCGCATATGCCAATATGGGCTAGCATAAAGGAGTAAACAATGTGATTCCTTGTGGAAGAATTCCTACTGTAATTGTAGTAATTAATTCATTCGAATTCCCATCGATTACAGAAATATTGTTTGTAGCCTGATTGATCACATAAACAATGTTTGAGTCTTCATCGATAGTTATCACCGTAGGTTGCTCACCACCAGTAATAGTGAAAGTAACTATATCTAAGCCTCCATCAATAACGGAAATATTACTGCTCACTATATTAGACACATAGATTTGATTGTTTTCTTCATTGAAAGCAATTCCAACTGGGTTGTCACCAACAGTAATTGTAGCATTGACAACATATGAATTGCCGTTAATTACAGATACAAGGTTATTGGGGCCACCTGTAGCTACATAGATTTTATTTTCCAATTCATTAACAGAGATACCTTGAGGGGAACCTCCCACATTGACAGTTGCCGTGACCACAAAACCAATATCTCCATCAATAACGGAAACGATCCCTGAAGTATCAGATGTGACGTAGATTAGGTTTCTTTGGATATCAACCGCAACCCCCGTTGCATCGGGCGGGACGGTTGTAGTACCTATGATTTGATTAGAAATCGTATCAAGAATAATTAAATAACTTGATATATCATCGTTACTAGCTAAATAAAGTAAGTTTTCACTTTCATTAATAGCAATCCCGAATTGCCCCACTCCTCTTCCATCTGTTACAGTGTTAACAATGACATTTGTTGTAGCATCGATAATGGAAAGAGCATCATCTTGGGCTAGTACAAAGTTATATACATAAACTAAATTGGTTTTGGAGTTAACGACTATCCCATCTGGGTTAGAGAATCCTGTAATGGTATCTACCACCATATTTGTATTAGTATCAATAACGGATACATTATTAGTTATAGAATTTGTTACATATAATACAGAACTACAAACCACTGTCGTTACCCCAACTGATTTTACACTTTTCGCATCTATGGTTGTACTAGCGGTAATGGCCGTTTCTGTTGCTATTTTTCGCTGTTTCACGCCCACACTCGTGACAAAGTCCCCGTTTAAATCCGTAGTGGATGGATTTGGCATGAACGAAACACCCGACGTATTAGACGTTAAACTAACATCAACACCCGCT
This portion of the Bacillus carboniphilus genome encodes:
- a CDS encoding beta-propeller fold lactonase family protein → MPNPSTTDLNGDFVTSVGVKQRKIATETAITASTTIDAKSVKSVGVTTVVCSSVLYVTNSITNNVSVIDTNTNMVVDTITGFSNPDGIVVNSKTNLVYVYNFVLAQDDALSIIDATTNVIVNTVTDGRGVGQFGIAINESENLLYLASNDDISSYLIILDTISNQIIGTTTVPPDATGVAVDIQRNLIYVTSDTSGIVSVIDGDIGFVVTATVNVGGSPQGISVNELENKIYVATGGPNNLVSVINGNSYVVNATITVGDNPVGIAFNEENNQIYVSNIVSSNISVIDGGLDIVTFTITGGEQPTVITIDEDSNIVYVINQATNNISVIDGNSNELITTITVGILPQGITLFTPLC